From the genome of Anopheles moucheti chromosome 3, idAnoMoucSN_F20_07, whole genome shotgun sequence, one region includes:
- the LOC128301427 gene encoding syndecan isoform X1, translated as MSLKMLNGNSNDENRRKLAVSSMTTAATFLLVVLLVAIPWTTVAATENDQNSNNRNLNLDSSSSFGAAPSNQNDIYIDDEGLEGSGSRGEVRDDLEKEDDESSGSGFGDDDEDSTSSRSSLSSSSSSGGNLNVLRGGSDNLPGSGDHDDNDLYTDTNLSNVDPSTTDDEDMPIGKEKKPTILSSPPISSSSGGVYSRGGDIIETGENDLDLAGLPRHHITPTEGSNNHHDNTQYGAGSGVLIMNAKNDDRTASFFAQPGILAAVIGGAVVGLLCAILVVMFIVYRMRKKDEGSYALDEPKRSPTANTYAKNANNREFYA; from the exons atgTCGCTCAAAATGCTCAACGGCAATAGCAATGATGAGAACCGGCGGAAACTGGCCGTTTCGTCGATGACGACGGCTGCCACCTTCctgttggtggtgttgctgGTCGCGATCCCGTGGACAACAGTGGCCGCAACCGAGAATGATCAG AATTCTAACAATCGAAACTTAAATCTCGACAGTAGTTCGTCCTTCGGTGCGGCACCATCGAACCAAAATGATATCTACATTGACGATGAAGGTCTGGAAGGTTCTGGAAGCCGCGGTGAA GTGCGTGACGATTTAGAGAAAGAGGACGACGAATCTTCTGGCTCCGGTTTCGGAGACGATGACGAAGATTCCACCTCGAGTCGATCGTCGCTATcgtcttcgtcgtcgtcgggcGGCAATCTAAACGTACTGCGTGGTGGCAGCGATAACCTGCCAGGTTCAGGTGATCATGATGATAATGATCTCTACACAGACACCAACCTATCCAACGTTGATCCATCGACCACCGACGACGAAGATa TGCCCATTGGCAAGGAGAAAAAACCGACAATCCTTTCGTCGCCACCTATTTCCTCGTCATCTGGTGGAGTTTACTCACGTGGTGGAGATATCATTGAAACGGGGGAGAACGACCTCGATCTTGCAGGACTGCCCCGGCATCACATAACGCCAACAGAAGGCAGCAACAACCATCACGATAACACTCAGTACGGTGCGGGCAGCGGCGTTTTGATAATGAATGCCAAGAACGATGACCGAACGGCCAGCTTCTTTGCACAGCCTGGCATATTGGCAG CTGTGATCGGAGGGGCTGTCGTTGGTTTGCTATGTGCAATACTGGTGGTAATGTTTATCGTATATCGGATGAGAAAAAAGGACGAAGGTTCGTATGCACTGGATGAACCGAAGCGATCGCCGACAGCCAACACCTACGCCAAGAACGCGAACAACAGGGAATTCTACGCCTGA
- the LOC128301427 gene encoding syndecan isoform X2, with product MSLKMLNGNSNDENRRKLAVSSMTTAATFLLVVLLVAIPWTTVAATENDQNSNNRNLNLDSSSSFGAAPSNQNDIYIDDEGLEGSGSRGEVRDDLEKEDDESSGSGFGDDDEDSTSSRSSLSSSSSSGGNLNVLRGGSDNLPGSVPIGKEKKPTILSSPPISSSSGGVYSRGGDIIETGENDLDLAGLPRHHITPTEGSNNHHDNTQYGAGSGVLIMNAKNDDRTASFFAQPGILAAVIGGAVVGLLCAILVVMFIVYRMRKKDEGSYALDEPKRSPTANTYAKNANNREFYA from the exons atgTCGCTCAAAATGCTCAACGGCAATAGCAATGATGAGAACCGGCGGAAACTGGCCGTTTCGTCGATGACGACGGCTGCCACCTTCctgttggtggtgttgctgGTCGCGATCCCGTGGACAACAGTGGCCGCAACCGAGAATGATCAG AATTCTAACAATCGAAACTTAAATCTCGACAGTAGTTCGTCCTTCGGTGCGGCACCATCGAACCAAAATGATATCTACATTGACGATGAAGGTCTGGAAGGTTCTGGAAGCCGCGGTGAA GTGCGTGACGATTTAGAGAAAGAGGACGACGAATCTTCTGGCTCCGGTTTCGGAGACGATGACGAAGATTCCACCTCGAGTCGATCGTCGCTATcgtcttcgtcgtcgtcgggcGGCAATCTAAACGTACTGCGTGGTGGCAGCGATAACCTGCCAGGTTCAG TGCCCATTGGCAAGGAGAAAAAACCGACAATCCTTTCGTCGCCACCTATTTCCTCGTCATCTGGTGGAGTTTACTCACGTGGTGGAGATATCATTGAAACGGGGGAGAACGACCTCGATCTTGCAGGACTGCCCCGGCATCACATAACGCCAACAGAAGGCAGCAACAACCATCACGATAACACTCAGTACGGTGCGGGCAGCGGCGTTTTGATAATGAATGCCAAGAACGATGACCGAACGGCCAGCTTCTTTGCACAGCCTGGCATATTGGCAG CTGTGATCGGAGGGGCTGTCGTTGGTTTGCTATGTGCAATACTGGTGGTAATGTTTATCGTATATCGGATGAGAAAAAAGGACGAAGGTTCGTATGCACTGGATGAACCGAAGCGATCGCCGACAGCCAACACCTACGCCAAGAACGCGAACAACAGGGAATTCTACGCCTGA
- the LOC128304521 gene encoding uncharacterized protein LOC128304521: MLQSSLGQAQRFKKRERTQNWAYEEKHFLLELCRKDMHIIENKRLDSALTTLKNRAWKIIHQQFAIAFGTDRNCNRLKEQWRRMKACTRAEMLDYQQRIQRFGQEVADRKKPSGFTFEIWEFMQEAKKVCKNELMDDVDYSKMKLSLEENLPQGVSIKDCSDENDDESSSMWDKNSQNICEVQIKEDSHDELDEYDKGPAAKYPRLRGLSSTSSPFGTSSSAADAAHSRFSELLASSFASRLANSDHHHHLSSTGGSGSNHNNNNNNNTASGNKLLESLDAFNRTAFGSESSLADLTAHGGAANANLSQVDLSNTLEALNLLKNRFNRMSELGHWKNAFQEAHNLSTANHQQPPDSPTGVGHSAATNHILQGLANGGNGALLHDDDHDGGIVHPRAGSPLPAGRGTSTGLKKLLESQHQSEHELRMQILKTDLETAKLNKETAELNRQLALQKLRRGDSTSTSVGDVANHSDRRDEDDQDVMDDNTSNSTVPEGRLVVRSLSSLEAAPPSAPLPPSVPTSPSLSLKVIKNE, encoded by the exons ATGCTACAAAGCAGTCTCGGACAAGCGCAGCGCTTTAAGAAGCGCGAACGCACACAGAACTGGGCGTACGAGGAGAAACATTTTCTGCTCGAACTTTGCCGGAAGGATATGCACATCATCGAGAACAAGCGCCTTGACAGTGCGCTGACGACGCTGAAGAACCGGGCCTGGAAGATCATCCATCAGCAGTTTGCGATCGCGTTCGGTACCGATCGGAACTGTAACCGGCTGAAGGAACAATGGCGTCGGATGAAGGCATGCACGCGGGCTGAGATGCTCGACTACCAGCAGCGGATACAGCGTTTCGGACAGGAGGTCGCCGATCGCAAGAAGCCGAGCGGGTTCACGTTCGAGATCTGGGAGTTTATGCAGGAGGCAAAGAAAGTTTGCAAGAACGAGCTGATGGACGATGTGGACTACTCCAAGATGAAACTCTCGCTCGAGGAAAACCTTCCGCAGGGTGTGTCGATCAAAGACTGCAGTGACGAGAACGATGATGAGAGCTCCTCGATGTG GGATAAGAATTCGCAAAACATTTGCGAGGTTCAAATAAAGGAAGACTCCCACGATGAGCTGGACGAGTACGATAAGGGCCCGGCGGCAAAGTACCCACGACTAAGAGGACTCTCGAGCACTTCCTCGCCCTTCGGAACGAGTTCGTCCGCTGCGGATGCGGCTCACAGTCGATTCAGCGAGCTGCTCGCGTCGAGTTTTGCGAGCAGATTGGCCAACAgcgaccatcatcatcatctcagCAGTACCGGTGGATCCGGAAGCAAccacaataacaacaataacaacaataccGCTAGCGGGAACAAATTGCTCGAAAGCCTTGACGCATTCAACCGGACTGCGTTTGGGAGCGAATCGAGCCTAGCGGACCTGACTGCTCACGGAGGCGCTGCGAATGCCAATCTATCGCAAGTGGATCTAAGCAACACCCTCGAAGCGCTGAACCTGCTGAAGAACCGCTTCAACCGTATGAGCGAGCTGGGGCATTGGAAAAATGCTTTCCAGGAGGCACACAATCTCAGCACGGCCAACCACCAACAACCACCAGATTCACCGACCGGAGTAGGACACAGTGCTGCGACCAACCACATACTACAGGGCCTGGCAAACGGAGGTAATGGTGCGCTCCTGCACGACGACGACCACGACGGAGGAATCGTACATCCGAGGGCCGGATCACCACTGCCGGCCGGTAGAGGTACGAGCACGGGTCTCAAGAAGTTGCTCGAGTCTCAGCACCAGAGTGAGCACGAGTTGCGCATGCAGATTCTGAAAACCGACCTAGAAACAGctaaactaaacaaagaaacgGCCGAGCTGAACCGGCAGCTAGCGCTGCAGAAGCTTCGAAGGGGCGACAGTACCAGTACGAGCGTTGGGGACGTTGCCAACCATTCTGACCGGAGAGATGAAGACGACCAGGACGTGATGGACGATAATACTTCAAACTCGACGGTACCCGAGGGTAGACTGGTTGTCCGATCGTTATCGTCGCTGGAAGCAGCACCACCGTCCGCCCCTTTACCGCCGTCCGTTCCGACCTCACCATCGTTGTCCTTAAAAGTAATCAAGAACGAGTAA